In Cicer arietinum cultivar CDC Frontier isolate Library 1 chromosome 7, Cicar.CDCFrontier_v2.0, whole genome shotgun sequence, a single window of DNA contains:
- the LOC101495709 gene encoding phospholipase A1-Ibeta2, chloroplastic-like: protein MMQITSTLPPHIFQTTRATFTCRASPFNPSTINTTRLHLSNLDKLLRKQSPPQQPTITQNTDQPIEKKPKNILEGLDLSKIWSDMKTTEEMSPRHLNNLQRLLSKTAEYSPRNTLGSRWREYHGCNNWNGMLDPLDENLRREVVRYGEFVQAAYHCFHSNPSMSPQDPPLPRHVSLPDKSYRVTKSLYATSSIGLPKWVDEIAPDLGWMTQRSSWIGYIAVCDDKREISRLGRRDIVISLRGTSTCLEWAENMRAQLIEIEAQQGKPKVECGFLSLYKTKGTQVPSLAESVIEEVKRLMEVYEGETLSITVTGHSLGAALALLVADDVSTCSPNVPPVAVFSFGGPKVGNKAYGNKMTSQNVKVLRIVNSQDVITRVPGMFVSEEFEQKLRSSNVGGVVDILVDKTPLAYSHVGVELRVDTKMSPFLKPDADMACCHDLEAYLHLVDGFLASNCPFRANAKRSLARLMQDQSSNVKKLYTSKAKSMSVNIERQRSFSISGCLPSPS, encoded by the coding sequence ATGATGCAGATCACTTCCACTTTACCGCCACACATCTTCCAAACTACACGCGCCACTTTTACTTGTCGCGCCTCACCTTTTAACCCTTCTACTATTAACACCACCCGATTACACCTCTCCAACCTTGATAAACTCCTCCGTAAACAATCACCACCTCAACAACCAACAATCACTCAAAACACCGACCAACCAATTGAAAAGAAACCAAAGAACATTCTAGAAGGACTCGACTTATCAAAGATATGGTCGGATATGAAAACAACGGAGGAAATGTCGCCGCGCCACCTCAATAACCTCCAGCGCCTCCTCTCCAAGACGGCGGAGTATTCTCCCCGGAACACGCTCGGAAGCCGATGGAGAGAATACCACGGCTGCAATAATTGGAATGGAATGTTGGACCCTCTCGACGAGAATCTCCGGCGAGAGGTAGTTCGTTACGGTGAATTTGTACAAGCCGCGTATCACTGTTTTCACTCCAACCCTTCCATGTCACCGCAAGATCCACCACTACCACGCCACGTGTCACTTCCTGATAAATCTTATAGAGTAACTAAAAGCCTATATGCCACGTCATCAATCGGGTTGCCTAAGTGGGTCGATGAAATCGCTCCGGATCTCGGGTGGATGACCCAACGATCCAGTTGGATCGGATACATCGCGGTTTGTGACGACAAAAGAGAGATATCGCGTTTGGGAAGGAGAGATATTGTTATATCTCTTCGCGGAACTTCCACGTGTCTTGAATGGGCTGAAAATATGAGGGCCCAATTAATTGAAATAGAAGCCCAACAAGGAAAGCCTAAAGTTGAGTGTGGGTTTcttagcttatataaaacaaaaggaACTCAAGTTCCGAGCTTAGCTGAGTCGGTGATCGAAGAAGTGAAGCGGCTCATGGAAGTTTACGAAGGTGAAACACTTAGCATAACGGTAACAGGTCATAGCCTCGGCGCGGCGCTGGCTTTATTGGTAGCTGATGACGTTAGTACTTGTAGTCCAAACGTGCCACCCGTGGCCGTTTTTTCCTTTGGTGGACCCAAAGTTGGTAACAAGGCCTATGGGAACAAAATGACATCACAAAATGTGAAAGTTTTGAGAATTGTTAACTCACAAGACGTGATCACTAGAGTTCCTGGCATGTTTGTGAGCGAAGAGTTTGAACAAAAATTAAGAAGTTCAAATGTTGGTGGTGTTGTTGACATTTTGGTTGACAAAACCCCGTTGGCTTATTCGCACGTTGGAGTTGAGCTACGTGTGGATACCAAGATGTCTCCGTTTTTGAAGCCGGATGCTGACATGGCATGTTGTCATGACTTGGAAGCTTACCTACATTTGGTGGATGGCTTTTTGGCTTCTAATTGTCCTTTTAGAGCTAATGCCAAAAGAAGCTTGGCTAGGTTAATGCAGGATCAAAGTTCTAACGTAAAGAAATTGTATACTAGTAAGGCTAAATCAATGAGTGTGAATATTGAAAGACAACGATCTTTCTCGATCTCTGGTTGTTTGCCTAGTCCTTCATAA